Proteins from a genomic interval of Eulemur rufifrons isolate Redbay chromosome 10, OSU_ERuf_1, whole genome shotgun sequence:
- the LOC138393256 gene encoding LOW QUALITY PROTEIN: protocadherin alpha-10-like (The sequence of the model RefSeq protein was modified relative to this genomic sequence to represent the inferred CDS: deleted 1 base in 1 codon), protein MVFRWSSPEARCLLLSLLLLAFWEEGSGQLHYSVPEEAKHGTFVGRIAQDLGLELAELVPRLFRLASKDRGDLLEVNLQNGILFVNSRIDREELCGRSVECSIHLEVIVDRPLQVFHVEVEVKDINDNPPMFSVKEQKLSIPESRLLDSRFPLEGASDADVGENAMLTYKLSPNEFFILDIIKTKDKDKFPVLVLRKLLDREENPQLKLLLTATDGGKPEFTGSVSLLILVLDANDNAPVFDRPVYEVKMYENQANQTLVIWLNASDADEGINKEMMYSFSSLVPPMVRRKFQINERTGEIKVNDAIDFEDSNAYEILVDVTDKGNPPMVGHCTVLVELLDENDNSPEVVVTSLSLPVKEDALVGTVIALISVSDQDSGSNGQVTCSLTPHGPFKLVSTYKNYYSLVLDSVLDRESVSGFELVVTARDGGSPSLWATASVSVEVADVNDNAPAFPQPEYTVFVKENNPPGCHIFTVSAQDADTQENAQVSYSLVERRVGERALSSYVSVHGESGKVYALQPLDHEELELLQFQVSARDAGVPPLGSNVTLLVFVLDENDNAPALLTPPAGSAGGAVTELVPRSVGAGHVVAKVRAVDADSGYNAWLSYELQPTAGGGRSLFRVGLYTGEISTTRALDEADPSRQSLLVLVRDHGEPPLTATATVLVSLTESGQAQKVSSRALAGSAVQEAALVDVNVYLIIAICAVSSLLVLTLLLYTALRCSAPPSEGECGPGKPRLVCSSAVGSWSYSQQRGQRVCSGEGPPKTDLMAFSPSLPPCPVVEVEVEDQSVEGNQSRKVGCYIFIFVFCVVNIFSHRIFSNIYLRIFLFFEYRLYSNVPSNTFVI, encoded by the exons ATGGTCTTCAGATGGAGCAGCCCGGAAGCCCGATGTTTGCTGCTCTCGCTTCTGCTCCTCGCATTCTGGGAGGAGGGGAGCGGCCAGCTCCACTACTCGGTCCCCGAGGAGGCCAAACACGGCACCTTCGTGGGACGCATCGCGCAGGACCTGGGACTGGAACTGGCGGAGCTGGTGCCGCGCCTGTTCCGGCTGGCGTCCAAAGACCGCGGGGACCTTCTGGAGGTAAATCTGCAGAATGGCATTTTGTTTGTGAATTCTCGGATCGACCGGGAGGAGCTGTGTGGGCGGAGCGTGGAGTGTAGCATCCACCTGGAGGTGATCGTGGACAGGCCGCTGCAGGTTTTCCACGTGGAGGTGGAGGTGAAAGACATAAACGACAACCCGCCCATGTTCTCCGTAAAAGAACAAAAGCTGTCAATACCTGAATCTAGACTGCTTGACTCTCGATTTCCGCTAGAAGGCGCGTCTGATGCAGATGTTGGCGAGAACGCAATGCTTACTTACAAACTCAGTCCAAATGAgtttttcattcttgatattaTTAAAACAAAGGATAAAGACAAATTCCCAGTGCTTGTTCTGCGAAAACTACTAGATCGTGAAGAAAATCCGCAGCTTAAGTTGTTACTGACAGCAACTGATGGAGGCAAACCCGAATTTACCGGATCTGTTTCTCTGCTGATCCTGGTGTTAGATGCCAATGATAATGCCCCTGTATTTGACAGACCCGTTTATGAAGTTAAGATGTATGAAAATCAGGCGAACCAAACGTTAGTAATATGGCTTAACGCTTCTGACGCGGATGAAGGAATAAACAAGGAAATGATGTATTCATTCAGCTCTTTGGTTCCACCCATGGTAAGaaggaaatttcaaataaatgaaaggacgggagaaataaaagtaaatgatgCTATTGACTTTGAGGATAGTAACGCTTATGAAATTCTTGTAGATGTTACAGACAAAGGAAACCCTCCTATGGTTGGTCACTGCACGGTCCTAGTGGAACTACTGGATGAAAATGATAATTCACCTGAAGTGGTTGTCACTTCTTTGTCTCTCCCAGTGAAAGAAGATGCTCTGGTGGGCACTGTCATCGCCCTGATAAGCGTGTCTGACCAAGATTCTGGCTCCAACGGACAGGTCACTTGCTCTCTGACGCCCCACGGCCCCTTCAAGCTGGTGTCCACCTATAAGAATTATTATTCTCTGGTCCTGGACAGTGTTCTGGACCGCGAGAGCGTATCTGGCTTTGAGTTAGTGGTGACAGCGCGGGATGGAGGATCACCTTCTCTGTGGGCCACAGCCAGCGTGTCCGTGGAGGTGGCCGACGTGAACGACAACGCGCCGGCCTTCCCACAGCCCGAGTACACGGTGTTCGTGAAGGAGAACAACCCGCCAGGCTGCCACATCTTCACGGTGTCAGCTCAGGATGCGGACACTCAGGAGAATGCGCAGGTGTCGTACTCGCTGGTGGAGCGGCGGGTGGGCGAGCGTGCGCTGTCGAGCTACGTGTCGGTGCACGGGGAGAGCGGCAAGGTGTACGCGCTGCAGCCGCTGGACCACGAGGAGCTGGAGCTGCTACAGTTCCAGGTGAGCGCGCGCGACGCGGGCGTGCCCCCTCTGGGCAGCAACGTGACGCTGCTGGTGTTCGTGCTGGATGAGAATGACAACGCTCCAGCGCTGCTAACGCCTCCAGCTGGCAGCGCGGGCGGCGCGGTGACCGAGCTGGTTCCGCGGTCTGTGGGTGCAGGCCACGTGGTGGCGAAGGTGCGCGCGGTGGACGCGGACTCTGGCTACAACGCGTGGTTGTCATATGAGCTGCAGCCGACGGCAGGTGGCGGGCGCAGCCTGTTCCGCGTGGGTCTGTACACAGGCGAGATCAGCACGACACGTGCCCTGGACGAGGCTGATCCCTCGCGCCAGAGTCTGCTGGTGCTGGTGAGGGACCATGGGGAGCCGCCGCTGACCGCCACGGCTACCGTGCTGGTATCACTGACGGAGAGCGGCCAGGCACAGAAGGTCTCCTCGCGGGCATTGGCAGGCTCTGCAGTCCAGGAGGCGGCGCTGGTGGATGTCAACGTGTACCTCATCATCGCCATCTGCGCGGTGTCCAGCCTGTTGGTGCTCACGCTGCTGCTGTACACGGCGCTGCGGTGCTCGGCGCCGCCCAGCGAGGGCGAGTGCGGGCCGGGCAAGCCCAGGCTGGTGTGCTCCAGCGCGGTGGGGAGCTGGTCATACTCGCAGCAGAGGGGCCAGAGGGTGTGCTCTGGGGAGGGCCCGCCTAAGACGGATCTCATGGCCTTCAGCCCCAGCCTTCCGCCCTGCCCGGTGGTAGAAGTGGAAGTGGAAGATCAGTCTGTTGAAGGGAACCAGTCTAGGAAGGTGggttgttatattttcattttcgtATTTTGcgttgtgaatattttctctcaccgcatt ttctcaaatatatatctcagaatatttttattctttgaatacCGTTTATACTCAAATGTTCCTAGTAATACTTTTGTAATATAG